One segment of Leucoraja erinacea ecotype New England chromosome 7, Leri_hhj_1, whole genome shotgun sequence DNA contains the following:
- the tbr1a gene encoding T-box brain protein 1, with amino-acid sequence MQLEHCLSSSIMLSKKFLNVNSTYPNSELTLHDPIISATDSLERGSPLKKITRGMTNQSDADNFPDSKDASGDVHRSKLSPVLDGVSEIRHNFDGSAAERYILSQSSQAQQPTATPSAMFPYTGQHGPTHPAFSISSPSRYMAHHPVITNGAYNSILSNSSPQGYPGSGYPYPQQYGHTYQGGPFYQFSSGQPGLVPGKAQVYLCNRPLWLKFHRHQTEMIITKQGRRMFPFLSFNISGLDPTAHYNIFVDIILADPNHWRFQGGKWVPCGKADTNVQGNRIYMHPDSPNTGAHWMRQEISFGKLKLTNNKGASNNNGQMVVLQSLHKYQPRLHVVEVNEDGAEDSNQPGRVQTFTFPETQFIAVTAYQNTDITQLKIDHNPFAKGFRDNYDTIYTGCEMDRLTPSPSDSPRSQIVPGTRYAVTQSFLQEQFVNNYAKARFHHHGGPGPGGGERSVPHTNGLLSPQQQASDEAAAPSPQRWFVTPANNRLDFSAYDADFAGNALLSYGVGVKALPLQASNRPLGYYPDPSGWGARSPQYSCKASSVLPWGRGASTNSYLEEAAAAAAAAAAAAAEGLGPAPGAGGTDRSTLSAGAEDTKGKELPDAASWIETQSTIKTMDSGADAGIYEQVKRRRMSTDAQPAAPAPPESSSPLKSEALPPRDCEKNCAKEMAFYGFYSHA; translated from the exons ATGCAGTTGGAGCATTGTTTATCATCATCTATAATGCTCTCGAAGAAATTTTTGAATGTGAACAGCACTTATCCCAACAGCGAGCTTACTCTGCACGATCCCATCATCTCGGCCACTGATAGCCTGGAGAGAGGTTCACCTCTGAAAAAAATTACCAGGGGAATGACGAATCAATCAGACGCAGATAATTTTCCCGACTCCAAGGACGCGTCGGGGGACGTCCACCGAAGCAAGCTCTCTCCTGTTTTGGACGGAGTCTCTGAAATTCGTCATAATTTCGATGGATCAGCGGCAGAGAGATACATCCTGTCACAGTCGAGCCAAGCACAGCAACCGACTGCTACTCCGAGTGCTATGTTCCCTTACACCGGCCAGCATGGACCCACACATCCTGCGTTTTCCATCAGCAGTCCGAGTAGGTACATGGCTCACCACCCCGTGATCACAAATGGAGCCTACAATAGCATTCTCTCCAATTCCTCTCCCCAAGGCTATCCGGGATCTGGTTACCCTTATCCCCAGCAGTATGGACACACCTACCAAGGAGGACCTTTCTACCAATTTTCTTCTGGTCAGCCAGGGCTAGTTCCCGGCAAAGCCCAGGTGTATTTATGTAACAGGCCGTTATGGCTTAAATTCCACAGGCATCAAACGGAAATGATCATCACCAAGCAAGGCAG GCGGATGTTTCCATTTCTGAGTTTTAACATATCTGGCCTAGACCCGACGGCACATTACAACATCTTTGTTGACATCATTTTAGCCGATCCAAATCACTGGCGGTTTCAGGGAGGCAAATGGGTGCCTTGTGGAAAAGCGGACACCAACGTACAAG GTAATAGGATTTACATGCACCCAGATTCGCCAAACACCGGCGCTCATTGGATGAGGCAAGAGATTTCATTCGGAAAATTAAAACTGACCAACAACAAAGGGGCATCAAACAACAACGGCCAG ATGGTGGTTCTGCAGTCTTTACACAAATACCAGCCAAGGCTACACGTAGTGGAAGTGAACGAGGACGGAGCGGAGGATTCTAACCAGCCGGGCCGAGTACAGACCTTTACCTTTCCAGAAACGCAGTTTATCGCAGTCACAGCGTATCAGAATACAGAT atAACGCAGCTGAAAATAGACCACAATCCATTTGCCAAAGGATTCAGAGATAACTATGACAC GATCTACACGGGCTGCGAGATGGACCGGCTCACCCCGTCTCCCAGCGACTCTCCCCGCTCGCAGATCGTGCCGGGCACCCGCTATGCGGTCACCCAGTCCTTCCTGCAAGAACAGTTCGTCAACAACTACGCCAAAGCCCGCTTCCACCACCACGGTGGACCAGGTCCGGGGGGAGGAGAGCGCAGTGTGCCACACACCAACGGGTTGCTGTCTCCACAGCAGCAAGCGAGCGATGAAGCGGCCGCCCCGTCGCCCCAGCGCTGGTTCGTCACCCCGGCCAACAACCGCCTCGACTTCTCGGCTTACGACGCCGACTTCGCCGGCAACGCGCTGCTGTCTtacggggtgggggtgaaggcgCTGCCCCTCCAAGCCAGCAACCGCCCGCTGGGCTACTACCCCGACCCGTCGGGCTGGGGGGCGCGCAGCCCGCAATACTCGTGTAAAGCCAGCTCCGTCTTGCCCTGGGGCCGAGGAGCTTCCACCAACTCGTATCTggaggaggcggcggcggcggctgcagcggcggcggcggctgcaGCCGAGGGCCTGGGTCCGGCTCCGGGAGCTGGCGGCACCGACCGCTCCACCCTGTCGGCCGGAGCCGAGGACACGAAAGGCAAGGAGTTGCCCGACGCCGCCTCTTGGATCGAGACGCAGTCTACCATCAAGACAATGGACTCGGGGGCGGACGCCGGCATCTACGAGCAGGTGAAGAGGAGGCGTATGTCGACTGACGCCCAGCCGGCCGCCCCCGCTCCCCCCGAGAGCTCGTCCCCTCTCAAGAGCGAGGCGCTGCCCCCCCGAGACTGCGAGAAGAACTGTGCCAAGGAGATGGCTTTCTACGGTTTCTACTCTCACGCCTga